The genomic window TCATAAAGAGCAGAAATCCAAGCACTGCGCTGACCAGAGCGAGCAGGGCGATATTCGCCCGTGCAGCGGGAACGAAAACGAGTGCTGTGACCGCGAGCGATCCGAAGACGACCATCAGTCCTCGTTCGGTCGCTACTCGCTCGGTGAGGGTTCCGCCGACGTACTGTCCACCGATGCCGACCATCAGGAGGCCCGTATAGACGTATCGGGACGGTTCGAACTCCGCCGCCATCGGGGAATCTGGGTCGAAGACCTGCATATCGCCGACGACCGGTTCGAGCATCGTGGTGAGTATCTCGGGGAGCAACGTCAATGCCCCGCGGTAAAACAGCCCGTTGAGCATCACGATGACGAAGACGATGCTGAAACCGGTTGCAAACAGTGCCTTCGAGCCAGACCATAGTTCCGATAGCGACGATGCCGAGGTCGCGTTGCTCGAGTCGGCGTTCGCCTGCCGGTCCTTCGTGCCTGCGGTTTCGTCGAATCGAACCCACAGCGCGTACAGCGCGACGAGCAAGGCGGGAATCGCCAACAGGGCGGTGACGATCCGCCAGTCGACGACGAGCAAGAGCAGTGCCGTCGCCAGCGGACCGAGTGCGATGCCGGCGTTCCCCGCCATCCCGTGATAGGCGAACGCGGATCCGCGGTCGACGACGCCCCTGCTAACGAGTGCGAGCCCCGCCGGATGGTAGATGCTCGCTGCGACGCCCCAGCAAACCAGCGCGAGCACGAGTACTGGAAGGGTCGGTGCCACGCTCAGGAGGAGAAACGACGCGCCCATACCGACGAGACAGCAGACGATCAGCGTTCGCGATCCGTAGATATCGGCGAGGATACCGCTCGGAAGCGCTCCTAACCCGAACATGGCGTAGCCCGCGGAAACGACGACGGCCAGGGAGCCGATCGAGATCGAGAACTCGCCGACCCACAGGAGCATCAGAATCGGGATAGAGAGCTCGTAGGTGTGTACCATCGCGTGGGATAGCATTACGAATTTGATGATAGACCGGTCGTTCGTATCCATAGCACTACTCGTCTGGCCATCGTCTCGGATGGTAAAAGCACGTCTTCCAGCAGCGTTTACACGATCGTGTCGGCTTCGCGGCAGCTCTGTGAAGCCGACCGAGTTCCGCTCCGTCAACAGGTGCGACCCGTGGAGTCAGCTGCGTCCCCGGTCCGATCGTTGTCTCAACACGTCCTATCATATTTAGATATGTGTCGGAAAGAGTAAAATAGATACACAGCCGGCACCCATATACTAAATGTATGACACGACTGGTAGCTTAGGATATACAATAAGAAAGTAAAATTCCCGCTATAATAGCTAATAGTTTCTTATAACCCGAAAATATTTTCCTGAACAATATTATTCGTCCAGATCTTTTGGACAACTCGGAATGAATGGCGGGCTGCGGTTACGAGCCTCCTACACCAGATAAGTGCGGGATAAGTCACGCCAAG from Natrinema versiforme includes these protein-coding regions:
- a CDS encoding MFS transporter, with the protein product MDTNDRSIIKFVMLSHAMVHTYELSIPILMLLWVGEFSISIGSLAVVVSAGYAMFGLGALPSGILADIYGSRTLIVCCLVGMGASFLLLSVAPTLPVLVLALVCWGVAASIYHPAGLALVSRGVVDRGSAFAYHGMAGNAGIALGPLATALLLLVVDWRIVTALLAIPALLVALYALWVRFDETAGTKDRQANADSSNATSASSLSELWSGSKALFATGFSIVFVIVMLNGLFYRGALTLLPEILTTMLEPVVGDMQVFDPDSPMAAEFEPSRYVYTGLLMVGIGGQYVGGTLTERVATERGLMVVFGSLAVTALVFVPAARANIALLALVSAVLGFLLFMIQPLYQATIAQYSPANARGLSYGFTYVGTFGIGALGAAITGLIYDGFGAFAMFTTLAGFAFLASALSYSLLASGYTGGSQGTAEPGDD